The following are encoded in a window of Carettochelys insculpta isolate YL-2023 chromosome 30, ASM3395843v1, whole genome shotgun sequence genomic DNA:
- the PRUNE1 gene encoding exopolyphosphatase PRUNE1 has protein sequence MERFVRSRRAALQEHIQHSQEVHVVLGNEACDLDSMVSALVLAYYLAETSLESKAAFVPVLNIPRSEFPLRTESTFLLQEQRIPDSCLIFRDEIDLHALHRAGLLSLTLVDHHILPSGDVSLEKAVIEVMDHRPLEREPRCRVTAELVGSCATLVTERITQGPVELLDRQTAALLHATILLDCVNMTPEAGKVTPKDAKYVALLESKFPDLPARSTLFEALQAAKFDVSGLTTDQMLRKDLKALSSDRLVLAISAVYVMLEAFLQRPGLQQELCAFCQRHGYGGLVVMTISFDEQNKPFRQLAVYSQQAAVRTAVCSVLEHANNPFLDLSPLGSHYPNICAYHQGNTIASRKKVLPILKDFLREQGGSAGPMHPSDKESHGTMRLEPKDSSAGCGESDKTPEDLDVAGEGASEDEPGGRRDPTRCPRLSDALLEDDALLPPTPMNSLVDECPLDRGLPKLSAEAVFERFSHITVVRPSASGSPAKK, from the exons AGAG ACCTCTCTGGAGTCCAAGGCAGCATTTGTCCCTGTGCTGAACATCCCCCGCTCAGAGTTCCCGCTGCGCACGGAAAGCACCttcctcctgcaggagcagcgGATCCCTGACAGCTGCCTAATCTTCCGGGATGAGATCGATCTGCATGCGCTGCACCGGGCTGGTCTCCTCTCCTTGACACTGGTCGACCACCACATCCTGCCAAG CGGAGACGTATCTCTGGAGAAGGCTGTGATCGAGGTGATGGACCATCGGCCCCTGGAGAGGGAGCCTCGGTGCAGAGTCACTGCAGAGCTGGTGGGCTCCTGTGCCACGCTGGTGACGGAGAGGATCACGCAGGGCCCGGTGGAGCTGTTGGACAGACAGACGGCTGCGCTGCTGCATG CTACGATACTTCTGGATTGTGTCAATATGACTCCAGAGGCTGGCAAAGTGACCCCCAAGGATGCAAAGTATGTGGCCTTGCTGGAATCCAAGTTCCCAGACCTGCCGGCGAGGAGCACCCTGTTTGAGGCTCTGCAGGCAGCCAAATTCGATGTGTCAG GGCTCACGACGGATCAGATGCTGCGCAAGGACCTTAAAGCGCTGTCGAGCGACAGGCTGGTTCTTGCTATCAGTGCTGTGTATGTGATGCTGGAG GCCTTCCTGCAGCGGCCTGgcttgcagcaggagctgtgcgCCTTTTGCCAGCGGCACGGCTACGGTGGGCTGGTAGTCATGACGATATCCTTCGACGAGCAGAACAAGCCATTCCGGCAGCTGGCGGTATACAGCCAGCAAGCAGCGGTGCGGACAGCG gtgtgcagCGTTCTGGAGCACGCTAACAACCCCTTCCTGGACCTCTCCCCTCTGGGGAGCCACTACCCCAACATCTGTGCCTACCACCAAGGCAACACAATTGCATCACGTAAGAAAGTCCTCCCGATCCTTAAAGACTTcctcagggagcagggtgggtcagcTGGCCCCATGCACCCCTCAGACAAGGAGTCCCATGGCACCATGAGACTGGAGCCGAAAGACTCCTCTGCTGGCTGTGGCGAAAGCGACAAGACCCCAGAGGACTTGGACGTGGCTGGAGAAGGGGCCTCAGAGGATGAACCAGGGGGCAGGAGAGATCCCACCAGGTGCCCCAGGCTCAGCGACGCGCTGTTGGAGGATGATgctctgctgcctcccacccctaTGAACAGCCTGGTGGACGAGTGCCCACTGGACAGGGGGCTCCCCAAGTTGTCAGCAGAGGCCGTCTTCGAGAGATTCAGCCACATCACGGTGGTGCGCCCCTCCGCCAGTGGCAGCCCTGCCAAGAAGTGA
- the BNIPL gene encoding bcl-2/adenovirus E1B 19 kDa-interacting protein 2-like protein isoform X3 — protein sequence MELKEEWQDEEFPGPLPEEVSEEDPEDSGGGPSPGAPTTLELCGKRHMKKRLPAPALSLSLDPAEGSVLSGDYPACTPDGSLDIDVDELETPSESEQLDGPEAGHDFEWEDDLPRARRLDSSLFEEKLSERRVVDVEDKDGRKWRIFLTDEREQKVDLSVVEPYKRVISHGGYHGEGLNAIILFASCYLPHSSIPDYQYVMEHLFRYIIGTLEVMVAESYILVCLNGATLRSQLPSFGWIKQCYQTINRRLRKNLKAMIIVHPTWYIKALMAVIRPFLSSKFGRKLQLVDSLGELSQQIPLEQLHIPDCVRQLDHSWNGSTDTER from the exons ATGGAGCTGAAGGAGGAATGGCAGGACGAGGAATTCCCAGG GCCACTGCCGGAGGAGGTCTCTGAGGAGGACCCTGAAGACTCCGGTGGGGGGCCCAGCCCAG GTGCGCCCACCACCCTGGAGCTGTGCGGGAAGCGGCACATGAAGAAACGCCTTCCGGCGCCAGCTCTCAGCCTGTCATTGGACCCAGCTGAGGGCTCGGTGCTGTCGGGCGACTATCCGGCATGCACGCCCGACGGCAGCCTGGACATCGATGTGGATGAGCTGGAGACGCCGTCCGAAAGCGAGCAGCTGGACGGGCCCGAGGCCGGCCATGACTTCGAGTGGGAAG ATGACCTGCCCAGGGCCCGGCGCCTGGACAGCAGCCTCTTCGAGGAGAAGCTCAGTGAGAGACGCGTGGTGGACGTTGAGGACAAGGACGGACGGAAGTGGAGGATCTTCCTAACGGACGAGCGGGAGCAAAAAGTGGATCTGAGTGTGGTGGAGCCCTACAAGAGAGTCATCTCCCACGGGG GTTACCACGGGGAAGGCCTCAATGCCATTATTCTCTTTGCCTCCTGctacctgccccacagcagcatccCCGACTATCAGTACGTCATGGAGCACCTGTTCAG GTATATTATCGGGACCCTGGAGGTGATGGTGGCCGAAAGCTATATACTGGTGTGTCTGAACGGTGCCACGCTCCGCAGCCAGCTCCCCTCCTTTGGCTGGATAAAGCAGTGCTACCAGACCATCAACAGGCG ACTCCGGAAGAACCTGAAGGCCATGATTATCGTCCACCCCACCTGGTACATCAAGGCGCTGATGGCTGTTATCCGCCCCTTCCTCAG ctccaaGTTTGGCAGAAAACTGCAGCTCGTGGACAGCCTGGGGGAGCTGTCGCAACAGATTCCTCTTGAGCAATTGCACATCCCTGACTGTGTCCGACA ACTGGATCACAGCTGGAACGGCTCCACGGACACAGAGCGGTGA
- the BNIPL gene encoding bcl-2/adenovirus E1B 19 kDa-interacting protein 2-like protein isoform X1, producing the protein MIPRDRRMPTFSDTAYVASLGYRGVLTGEQCSLQSFFLLPPGAPTTLELCGKRHMKKRLPAPALSLSLDPAEGSVLSGDYPACTPDGSLDIDVDELETPSESEQLDGPEAGHDFEWEDDLPRARRLDSSLFEEKLSERRVVDVEDKDGRKWRIFLTDEREQKVDLSVVEPYKRVISHGGYHGEGLNAIILFASCYLPHSSIPDYQYVMEHLFRYIIGTLEVMVAESYILVCLNGATLRSQLPSFGWIKQCYQTINRRLRKNLKAMIIVHPTWYIKALMAVIRPFLSSKFGRKLQLVDSLGELSQQIPLEQLHIPDCVRQLDHSWNGSTDTER; encoded by the exons atgatccctcgggatcgaaggatgcctacttttTCAGACACGGCCTACGTGGCATCCCTTGGCTACAGAGGCGTGCTCACAGGTGAGCAGTGCTCGTTACAATCCTTCTTCCTTCTTCCTCCAGGTGCGCCCACCACCCTGGAGCTGTGCGGGAAGCGGCACATGAAGAAACGCCTTCCGGCGCCAGCTCTCAGCCTGTCATTGGACCCAGCTGAGGGCTCGGTGCTGTCGGGCGACTATCCGGCATGCACGCCCGACGGCAGCCTGGACATCGATGTGGATGAGCTGGAGACGCCGTCCGAAAGCGAGCAGCTGGACGGGCCCGAGGCCGGCCATGACTTCGAGTGGGAAG ATGACCTGCCCAGGGCCCGGCGCCTGGACAGCAGCCTCTTCGAGGAGAAGCTCAGTGAGAGACGCGTGGTGGACGTTGAGGACAAGGACGGACGGAAGTGGAGGATCTTCCTAACGGACGAGCGGGAGCAAAAAGTGGATCTGAGTGTGGTGGAGCCCTACAAGAGAGTCATCTCCCACGGGG GTTACCACGGGGAAGGCCTCAATGCCATTATTCTCTTTGCCTCCTGctacctgccccacagcagcatccCCGACTATCAGTACGTCATGGAGCACCTGTTCAG GTATATTATCGGGACCCTGGAGGTGATGGTGGCCGAAAGCTATATACTGGTGTGTCTGAACGGTGCCACGCTCCGCAGCCAGCTCCCCTCCTTTGGCTGGATAAAGCAGTGCTACCAGACCATCAACAGGCG ACTCCGGAAGAACCTGAAGGCCATGATTATCGTCCACCCCACCTGGTACATCAAGGCGCTGATGGCTGTTATCCGCCCCTTCCTCAG ctccaaGTTTGGCAGAAAACTGCAGCTCGTGGACAGCCTGGGGGAGCTGTCGCAACAGATTCCTCTTGAGCAATTGCACATCCCTGACTGTGTCCGACA ACTGGATCACAGCTGGAACGGCTCCACGGACACAGAGCGGTGA
- the BNIPL gene encoding bcl-2/adenovirus E1B 19 kDa-interacting protein 2-like protein isoform X2: MIPRDRRMPTFSDTAYVASLGYRGVLTGEQCSLQSFFLLPPGAPTTLELCGKRHMKKRLPAPALSLSLDPAEGSVLSGDYPACTPDGSLDIDVDELETPSESEQLDGPEAGHDFEWEDDLPRARRLDSSLFEEKLSERRVVDVEDKDGRKWRIFLTDEREQKVDLSVVEPYKRVISHGGYHGEGLNAIILFASCYLPHSSIPDYQYVMEHLFRLRKNLKAMIIVHPTWYIKALMAVIRPFLSSKFGRKLQLVDSLGELSQQIPLEQLHIPDCVRQLDHSWNGSTDTER; encoded by the exons atgatccctcgggatcgaaggatgcctacttttTCAGACACGGCCTACGTGGCATCCCTTGGCTACAGAGGCGTGCTCACAGGTGAGCAGTGCTCGTTACAATCCTTCTTCCTTCTTCCTCCAGGTGCGCCCACCACCCTGGAGCTGTGCGGGAAGCGGCACATGAAGAAACGCCTTCCGGCGCCAGCTCTCAGCCTGTCATTGGACCCAGCTGAGGGCTCGGTGCTGTCGGGCGACTATCCGGCATGCACGCCCGACGGCAGCCTGGACATCGATGTGGATGAGCTGGAGACGCCGTCCGAAAGCGAGCAGCTGGACGGGCCCGAGGCCGGCCATGACTTCGAGTGGGAAG ATGACCTGCCCAGGGCCCGGCGCCTGGACAGCAGCCTCTTCGAGGAGAAGCTCAGTGAGAGACGCGTGGTGGACGTTGAGGACAAGGACGGACGGAAGTGGAGGATCTTCCTAACGGACGAGCGGGAGCAAAAAGTGGATCTGAGTGTGGTGGAGCCCTACAAGAGAGTCATCTCCCACGGGG GTTACCACGGGGAAGGCCTCAATGCCATTATTCTCTTTGCCTCCTGctacctgccccacagcagcatccCCGACTATCAGTACGTCATGGAGCACCTGTTCAG ACTCCGGAAGAACCTGAAGGCCATGATTATCGTCCACCCCACCTGGTACATCAAGGCGCTGATGGCTGTTATCCGCCCCTTCCTCAG ctccaaGTTTGGCAGAAAACTGCAGCTCGTGGACAGCCTGGGGGAGCTGTCGCAACAGATTCCTCTTGAGCAATTGCACATCCCTGACTGTGTCCGACA ACTGGATCACAGCTGGAACGGCTCCACGGACACAGAGCGGTGA
- the LOC142003932 gene encoding uncharacterized protein LOC142003932: MTMGPLSGAQALLLALQVTLALGPEGRDQPQATSAYLSSTMISGMTAPSAMAMLAAALARATTPEPGEPNLEKSSTKVVTVGNGEVYEVTLSNSGAHEVTISSHGHEVTTSNGIVSRPTGAGEVIAVGDTRYEWLAWSKWYCNCEAGSMSRVRDITYTVPGLQLDPDDYNTMRFQRVPCSYSLCQCSHKHRECDHAKVTCDAPKPYLCAVRDIRRDRYHQARHFWIQVRKELKGLWKAIRKAVSQLKEEHS, encoded by the exons ATGACAATGGGACCACTTTCTggtgcccaggccctgctcctggccctgcaggtAACCCTGGCCCTAGGCCCAGAAGGGCGTGACCAGCCCCAAGCAACTAGTGCCTACTTGTCCTCCACCATGATCAGTGGCATGACAGCCCCGAGTGCCATGGCTATGCTTGCTGCCGCCTTGGCCAGGGCCACCACGCCTGAGCCTGGTGAGCCCAACCTGGAGAAATCAAGCACGAAAGTAGTCACCGTGGGTAATGGAGAGGTGTATGAAGTCACCCTAAGCAACAGTGGAGCACATGAGGTCACTATCAGCAGCCACGGACATGAGGTCACCACCAGCAATGGTATTGTGAGCAGACCCACGGGTGCTGGAGAAGTGATTGCCGTGGGAGACACCCGCTATGAGTGGCTGGCATGGAGCAAGTGGTATTGCAATTGTGAGGCGGGCAGCATGTCCCGAGTACGGGACATCACCTACACAGTGCCTGGCCTGCAGCTAGACCCAGATGACTACAACACCATGCGCTTCCAGCGCGTGCCCTGCAGCTATAGCCTCTGCCAGTGTAGCCACAAGCACCGGGAGTGTGACCACGCCAAGGTGACCTGTGATGCCCCCAAGCCCTACCTGTGCGCTGTGAGAGACATCCGGCGAGACCGGTATCACCAGGCGCGGCACTTCTGGATACAGGTCCGTAAGGAGCTCAAGGGGCTGTGGAAGGCTATTCGAAAGGCCGTCTCCCAGCTCAAGGAG GAGCACAGCTGA